A window from Peromyscus eremicus chromosome 1, PerEre_H2_v1, whole genome shotgun sequence encodes these proteins:
- the Mfsd13a gene encoding transmembrane protein 180: MGLAWPRAWLLGLPTAVVYGSLALFTSILHNVFLLYYVDTFVSVYKINKVSFWIGETVFLLWNSFNDPLFGWLSDRQFLSSQPRSGAGLSSRDVVLTRVRALSWHGPLLALSFLAFWVPWAPAGLQFLLCLCLYDGFLTLVDLHHHALLADLALSAHDRTHLNFYCSLFSAAGSLSVFASYAFWNKEDFSSFRAFCVVLAAGSGLGFLGATQLLRQRIEATRRDRGCSALVMDGGECEEELLVGGEEAGGITLGQYLRQLARHQNFLWFVGMDLVQVFHCHFNSNFFPLFLEHLLSDHISLSTGSFLLGISYVAPHLNNLYFLPLCRRWGVYAVVRGLFLLKLGLSLLMLLAGPDRPGLLCFFIASNRVFTEGTCKLLTLVVTDLVDEDLVLNHRTQAASALLFGMVALVTKPGQTFAPLLGTWLLCFYTGHDLFQQPPMTSVGSVQPWPEPPAPAPAQAPTLRQGCFYLLVLVPITCALLQLLTWSQFTLHGRRLRVVKAQRQNLAHIHTLDIKMV, translated from the exons ATGGGGCTAGCCTGGCCCCGAGCCTGGCTGTTGGGCCTGCCCACAGCCGTGGTGTATGGCTCCTTGGCCCTCTTCACCTCCATCCTGCATAATGTGTTCCTGCTGTACTATGTGGACACCTTTGTCTCGGTGTATAAGATCAACAAAGTGTCCTTCTGGATTGGAGAG ACTGTATTCCTCCTCTGGAACAGCTTCAACGACCCCCTCTTCGGCTGGCTCAGTGACcgccagttcctcagctcccAGCCCCG GTCAGGAGCTGGGCTCTCCTCCAGAGACGTGGTGCTGACACGGGTCCGGGCTCTGAGCTGGCATGGGCCGTTGCTGGCACTGTCCTTCCTGGCATTCTGGGTGCCCTGGGCCCCGGCTGGCTTGCAGTTCCTACTGTGCCTGTGCCTTTATGACGGCTTCCTGACCCTCGTGGACCTCCACCATCATGCCTTGCTGGCTGACTTGGCCCTCTCAGCCCATGACCGTACCCACCTCAACTTTTACTGCTCCCTGTTCAGCGCAGCTGGGTCTTTGTCCGTCTTTGCCTCCTACGCCTTTTGGAACAAGGAGGACTTCTCCTCCTTCCGTGCCTTCTGTGTGGTACTAGCTGCCGGCTCTGGACTGGGCTTTCTGGGGGCCACACAATTGTTGAGGCAGCGGATTGAGGCCACCAGGAGGGACAGGGGGTGCTCAGCCCTGGTCATGGATGGCGG CGAatgtgaagaggagctgctggtgGGTGGGGAGGAAGCAGGCGGCATCACCTTGGGCCAGTACCTCCGGCAACTGGCACGCCATCAGAACTTCCTGTGGTTCGTGGGCATGGACCTGGTACAG GTATTTCACTGCCACTTCAACAGTaacttcttccccctcttcctggaacacttgctgTCGGACCACATCTCACTCTCCACAGGCTCCTTCCTGCTGG gcATCTCCTATGTTGCGCCTCATCTCAACAACCTCTACTTCCTGCCCCTGTGCCGGCGCTGGGGTGTCTATGCCGTGGTGCGGGGGCTCTTCCTGCTCAAGCTGGGCCTTAGCCTCCTCATGCTGTTGGCTGGCCCAGACCGCCCCGGCCTGCTTTGCTTCTTCATTGCCAG CAACCGTGTCTTCACCGAGGGCACCTGCAAGCTGCTGACCCTGGTGGTCACTGACCTGGTGGATGAGGACCTGGTGCTGAACCACCGGACCCAGGCAGCCTCGGCGCTTCTCTTCGGTATGGTTGCTCTGGTGACCAAACCTGGCCAGACCTTTGCCCCACTGCTGGGCACCTGGCTTCTCTGCTTCTACACAG GTCATGACCTTTTCCAGCAGCCCCCAATGACTTCCGTGGGGAGTGTTCAGCCATGGCCCgagcccccagccccagcccctgcgCAGGCTCCAACCCTCCGCCAGGGCTGCTTCTACCTGCTGGTGCTGGTGCCCATCACCTGTGCGCTGCTCCAGCTCCTCACCTGGTCCCAGTTCACGCTGCATGGGAGACGCCTACGTGTGGTCAAGGCCCAGCGCCAGAACCTGGCACACATCCATACGCTGGACATTAAGATGGTGTGA